Proteins encoded by one window of Salvia splendens isolate huo1 chromosome 14, SspV2, whole genome shotgun sequence:
- the LOC121764596 gene encoding transcription factor bHLH91-like, whose product MYHQENGDFDQSSISHGSGMTQAENAFSQNHFSMEEQSYPQNDVAAAVAAASALEMELQQQLEIEQCYTNKTGAEIPHDSSNWPEMAGFNAENGHYHHQSQNPAADFNQMYAAASSMVADAPDLLNIFPLPRPSLIPNFSQKSPAFLASLGLLGDVNVSPSADGSSASSGVLYDPLLPLNLPPQPPLLRELFHSLPHGGGVYSLGGGLFTNGVDEREPNVGLYQNGVDRVYEFNATEIGGKNRDGIKDAKHFATEKHRRVLLNDKYQALRSLVPTPTKNDRASIVGDAIRYIDELKMTVAELKGLVEKKRCARERLKRPKMEEHEGESKCVGDMNGSSLRSSWLHRKSKNTEVDVRIIDDEITVKLVQQKRINCLLFVSKVLDELQLDLHHVGGGLIGDYYSYLFNSKICEGSIVYASAVANKLIEVVDKQYAAVPPPAGSY is encoded by the exons ATGTATCATCAGGAAAATGGCGATTTCGATCAAAGCAGCATTTCACACGGAAGTGGAATGACTCAAGCTGAGAACGCTTTCTCCCAAAACCATTTCTCAATGGAGGAGCAATCCTACCCCCAAAACGACGTCGCTGCCGCCGTCGCAGCGGCGTCGGCTCTGGAGATGGAGCTTCAGCAGCAGCTCGAGATCGAGCAGTGCTACACCAACAAAACCGGCGCCGAGATCCCCCACGATTCCTCAAACTGGCCAGAGATGGCCGGATTCAACGCCGAGAACGGCCACTACCACCACCAATCGCAGAATCCGGCAGCCGATTTCAACCAAATGTACGCCGCCGCATCTTCCATGGTTGCCGACGCCCCCGATTTGCTCAACATATTCCCCCTCCCGCGCCCGTCTCTCATCCCCAATTTCTCGCAGAAATCCCCGGCTTTCCTCGCCTCGCTGGGGCTGCTCGGAGACGTCAACGTCAGCCCCTCTGCCGACGGCTCCTCCGCCTCCAGCGGCGTCCTCTACGATCCTCTCCTCCCGCTGAATCTCCCCCCTCAGCCGCCTCTCCTCAGAGAGCTCTTCCACTCTCTCCCCCACGGCGGTGGGGTTTACTCGCTCGGCGGAGGTCTCTTCACTAACGGCGTTGATGAGAGAGAGCCAAACGTCGGTCTGTACCAAAACGGCGTTGATCGTGTCTACGAATTCAACGCGACCGAGATCGGCGGTAAAAATCGAGACGGAATCAAAGACGCGAAGCATTTCGCGACGGAGAAGCATAGGAGAGTGCTGTTGAATGATAAGTATCAAGCTCTCAGATCCTTGGTTCCTACTCCAACTAAG AATGACAGAGCGTCGATCGTTGGCGACGCGATCCGGTACATCGACGAGCTGAAGATGACGGTGGCGGAGCTGAAAGGTTTGGTGGAGAAGAAGAGATGCGCAAGGGAGAGGCTGAAGCGGCCGAAGATGGAGGAGCATGAAGGTGAATCGAAGTGCGTGGGAGACATGAACGGATCCTCGCTAAGGAGCTCGTGGCTGCACAGGAAGTCGAAGAACACGGAGGTAGATGTGCGGATCATCGACGACGAGATCACCGTGAAGCTGGTGCAGCAGAAGAGGATCAACTGCCTGCTCTTCGTCTCGAAGGTGCTTGACGAATTGCAGCTCGATCTCCACCATGTTGGTGGTGGACTAATTGGGGATTACTACAGTTACCTTTTCAATTCCAAG ATTTGCGAGGGTTCGATCGTGTACGCGAGCGCAGTGGCGAACAAGCTTATCGAGGTTGTGGACAAGCAGTATGCGGCGGTTCCACCGCCGGCAGGTAGCTATTGA